In Microbacterium enclense, the DNA window CTCACCCGGCCGAGAGGTGTCCCCAGCTCGAGGGGTCCCTGAGCCCGTCGAGGGGACAGGCCCGGCCCCTGGATGAGGAGCCTGAGCCTGTCGAAAGGACCGGGGCCCATCCCTGAGTCGGTGAGAGGTCTCTGAGCCCGTCGAAGGGACCAGGCCCCGTCCGCGAGCGGACCGCCTAGCCTGGAATGATGAGCGATTCGCCGCGCGAGTTCCACAAGCCGATCCGACGTCCCGCCGAGCTCTTCGACCGCCTGTTCGCCGCCGATGACCCTGCCGAGGTGTCGCGCGTCGCGCACAGCACCGCCCATGCCTTGCTCTCGCGCGTGCGCGCCGACCCGAGCGTCGACGTCGTCGAGCGTCTCGTGGCCTTCACCGACGACCATGGGATCGACGACATCGCCGAGCTGTGGTCGCGCTCTCCCGCCCGATCGCTGCCCGGCGCCCTCTGGCGCCTTTACCTGCTGCAGTTGATGATCCACGACGACGCCCCGACCGCGGCGCTGTTGTACGAACGCGGCCGCGTACAGATGGCGACGGTCGATCCCGTCGTGGTCGGCGCCCCGGCTCCGGCGGGTCCCGAGGAACTCGTGCAGGTGATCGACACGATCCTGCGCGGACTGTTCGAGGGGGACTTCGCCGTGGCCTTGGACCGCGCGGCCGCGTTCTGTCGCGTGCAGGCATCGGGGTCCACGCACCTGGCCGACGATTACGAGAACACCGAGTCCGACCGGGCCTCAGCTCTCACCACCCGGGCGTTGCGGCTGTCGACGTATGCGGAAGACCTCGCCGCCGCCGCCGCGCTCTGGCGCCGCGACGCACTGACCTGAAGCGGCGCGGGCGCCGCGCACTCGACGGAGTGGGGGACGACCGCGCGGCGTGAGGTTGCGCGCGAGGTCGAGACCGCCCCCGCGGACAAGGCGTCCCGCAAAGGGAGCGGCGCGCAGGAGCGAGACGAGGCGCGCGAACGGCCGGAGAAAAGATAAGTGCCGGACCGCAGAACGCCTCTCGGCGCATGGCCGCTCAAAGCGGCAGAAGATGGAGCCCGGGGTTACTGCGGCCCGGCATGAAAAGTGTAACAAGCGTCGGCTGCGGACATTCCCTCCGACGGCCCCGTTGACAAGACCCGGGCGTGTCGAGAAGCCGGGCGTAGGCTCGATCCATGGCAGTGCGCTTCTCGCTCGTGATCGACCCCGTGGCATCCGATGATCGACGAGAAAGCTACGCCGACACTTTCACGGTCGTCGATCCCGCCGGTCCCGTGCTCCCCCTCGGGGAGCTGAGCGCCCAGCGTGGCGACGGCATCTTCGAGTCGATCGGGGTCGTCGACGCTCACGCACAGGAGGTGGGGCCCCACCTGCAGCGTCTCGCCCATTCTGCCCAGCTGTGCGACCTGCCGACGCCGAATCCCGACCAGTGGCGCGCGGCGATCGACCGCGTCGCCGCCGAGGCCCCGCCGGGGGAGAGCGTCATCAAGCTCATCCTCAGCCGCGGCGTGGAAGACGGTCCGACACCCACCGCGTGGATCACCCTCGCCGACGCGCCCGACAACACCCGAGCGCGCTCAGAGGGAGTGCGCGTCGCGACCCTCGACCGGGGGTACGCCCGCGACGTGCCGGGCCGCGCGGCGTGGCTGCTTCTCGGCGCCAAAACGCTGTCGTATGCGATGAACATGGCCGCGATCCGCGAGGCCAAGCGACGCGGCGCCGACGACGCTGTCTTCGTCACGAGTGACGGATACGTGCTCGAGGCGCCCACGGCATCCGTCGTCCTTCGCCTCGGGGATCGGTTCGTCACCCCGACACCGAACGCCGGCATCCTGCACGGCACGACCCAGCTGAGCCTCTTCGCCCATCTCGAGGCGCGCGGCTTCACGACCGCGTACGAGGCCGTGCTCCTGAGCGACCTGGCGAGCGCGGATGCCGCGTGGTTGCTGTCGAGCGTGCGACTGGCCGCGCCGATCTCGGCGGTCGACGGTGTGGCCAAGACCGTGGACCGCGTCCTCACCGACGAGCTGAACGCGTACCTGCTCTCGCCCCGGAACTGACCCCTTCGCGACCGATATCTCCGTCACGGCTCCGGTGCACGGCATCCGGATCCGGTCGGGAACGACGAAGGCACCGCCGAAGCGGGGCCTTCGCGCGATGGGGCTCACCCGAAGCGACCCGAGACGTAGTCCTCGGTCGCCTGCACGGTGGGGGCGGTGAAGATCGTCGAGGTGTCGTTGTACTCGATGAGCTTGCCGGGCTTGCCCGTGCCGGCGATGTTGAAGAACGCCGTCTTGTCGCTCACGCGCGACGCCTGCTGCATGTTGTGCGTGACGATGACGATCGTGTACTCGTTCTTCAGCTCAGAGATGAGCTCCTCGATCGCGAACGTCGAGATGGGGTCGAGAGCCGAGCACGGCTCGTCCATCAGGAGCACATCGGGCGACACCGCGATCGCGCGCGCGATGCACAGGCGCTGCTGCTGACCGCCGGACAGGCCCCCGCCCGGCTTGTCGAGGCGATCCTTGACCTCGTTCCAGAGGTTCGCTCCCTGCAGCGACTTCTCGACGAGGGCGTCGGCGTCGCTCTTCGACATGCGCTTGTCGTTGAGCTTCGCTCCGGCCAGCACGTTCTCGCGGATCGACATCGTGGGGAAGGGGTTCGGCCGCTGGAAGACCATTCCGACGTGGCGGCGCACGAGCACCGGGTCGACGCCGGGACCGTAGAGGTCGTCGCCGTCGATGAGCACGCGGCCCTTGACGTGACCACCGGGGATGACTTCGTGCATGCGGTTCAGCGTGCGCAGGAACGTGGACTTCCCGCAGCCCGAGGGGCCGATGAACGCGGTGACCGAACGCGGCTCGATGTCGATCGAGACGCCCTCGACCGCGAGGAAGTCGCTGTAGTAGACGTTGAGGTCCTGGACCTCGATGCTCTTGGACATGGGGGAGTGCCTTTCCGCGTTCAGCGGGTCTTCGGCGCGAACAGGGCCGCGACGATCCGGGCGATCAGGTTGAAGATGACGACGAGGACGACGAGGAGGAACGCCGCGCCCCAGGCGTTGGCTTGGGAGGCGTCGATGTCCTGGCCGGGGAAGCTGTAGGCGGTGTACGCCATGACCGGGAGGGTCTGCATCGGGCCCTCGAAGGGGTTCGCGTTGAAGTTGTCGGTGAAGCTCGCCGCGATGAAGATCGGCGCGGTCTCACCCACGACGCGGGCAACCGCGAGGACGACACCGGTGATGATGCCCGAGGCCGCCGTGCGCAGCACGACCTTGACGATCGTGGCCGAGCGGGGCACGCCGAGCGCGAGGGAGGCCTCGCGCAGGTCGGCCGGCACCAGGCGCAGCATCTCCTCGGTGGAGCGGATGACGATGGGGATCATCAGCACGCACAGGGCGATGGATGCCGAGAACCCGCTGAACGCCTTCGGTCCGACGATGAGGCTGAACAGCGAGAACGCGAACAGACCCGCGACGATCGAGGGGATACCCGTCATCACGTCGACGAGGAAGGTGATCGTGCGACGCAGCGGGTTGGTCGGCAGGGCGTACTCGACCAGGTAGACCGCCGCGAGGACGCCGACGGGCACCGAGATGAGCGCTGCGATACCCGTGATGATCAGGGTTCCGGTGATGGCCTGCCACGCGCCGGCCGTTCCGACGACCTCGAGGGTGTTCGGATCGAAGGTCGTTCCGCCCACCTGCGAGATGAACTGCCAGTTGACCACCGCGAGGCCCTTGGAGACCACGGTCCACAGCGTCGAGACGAGCGGGGCGAGGGCCAGCAGGAAGGCCGCGGTCACGAGGCCGCGCACGACGCGGTCGACGGCCTTGCGGCGGTTCTCCACGATCGAGGAGCCGACGCCGATCGCGATCAGGTAGACGACGGCGGTCAGCACGAGCCAGATGGCGAGGTTGAAGCCGCCGAAGAGGAACTGCACGCCCGCGATGACGATCGCGACGCCGACCAGGAGCGCGGGTTCGATGAAGCGGGGGAGCTGTCCGCTGGTGAGCGCCAGCGGGGAAGAGGCCGGGACGGCGGTGGCGGTCACGAGCGCTTTCCTTTCTTGCGGCCCTTGGCACCCGGGCCCGTCGCGGAGATGATGTAGCGCGCGAGCATGTTGACCGCGAGCGAGACCACGAAGAGCATCAGGCCCGTTCCGATCAGCGCCGAGCGCTGCAGATCGGTCGCGATCGGGAAGTTCAGCGCGATGTTCGCGGCGATGGTCTGCGAGTTGTAGCCATCGGTGAGCAACAGCACCGAGTAGATGAGGCTCGGCGAGATGATGAGCGCGATCGCCATCGTCTCGCCCAGGGCACGACCGAGACCCAGGAGCGTGGCGGACACCATGCCGCTGCGGGCGTAGGGGAAGACCGCGAGGCGGATCATCTCCCAGCGTGTGGCGCCGAGGGCGAGGGCGGCCTCTTCGTGCAGGCGCGGGGTCTGCAGGAAGATCTCGCGCGTGATCGAGGTCACGATCGGCAGGATCATCACCGCGAGCACGACGCCACCGGTGAACATCGTGGAGCCGGTCGTGGAGACGGGCCCCTGGAAGAGCGGGATCCATCCGAGGTAGTCGTTGAGGAACTGGCTCACCGGCAGCAGGAGCGGACGCATCACGATGATGCCCCAGAGGCCGAAGACGATGGAGGGGACCGCGGCGAGAAGATCGACGACGTACCCGAGGGCACCGGCGACCTTGCGGGGCGCGTAGTGCGAGATGAACAGCGCGATACCGATCGCGACCGGGGTGCCGATCACCATGGCGATCAGTGCGGCCCAGATGCTGCCGAAGAGCAGCGGGCCGACGTACTCCCAGAAGCTGGACCAGTTGCGGTTCTGATACCCGGCGAGATCTCCCTCGCTCCAGTTCGCCGTGATCGCGGGCAGGCCGCGGATGATCAGGAAGATCGCGACACCGGCGAGGATCACCATGATCGACACGGCGGCCGTGGTGGACAGGCCGAGGAAGACGGTGTCGCCGACGCGACGCTTCCCCACGATGCTGGCTCTCGGGGATTTCGGGGTCGCAGTGTCAGTCGTGGCGTCACTCACGGTGTCAGTCACGGGGGACCTCACGCTCGGCACGGATCAAGGGGTGCTCCTCGGTCGGGTTCTCTCTGAGGATGTTCGGCTCAGCGGAACGGTCGATGCTGAATCGACCCCTCCGATCAGCCCGGCCCGGTCCGCACGCGAGGTGCGGACCGGGCCGAGTCCGAGAGGTGTTACTTGATGGCCGCGAGGGTCTCGGCGGCAGCCGAGAGAACCGAGTCGGGCAGCGGCGCGGAGCCGGCGTTCTTCGCGGCGACCGCCTGGCCCGTGGTGCTCGTGACGAAGCCGAGGTACGACTTCACGAGCTCGGACTGCTTGGTGTCCTTGAAGGTGGTGCAGGCGATCGCGTACGACACCAGCGGGATCGGGTAGGTCTCGGCGGTCAGCTTCGAGTAGTCGAACTTCTTCGACAGGTCGCCCGCGACGCCGTTGCTGGCGTCGACGGCCGCAGCCTCGAACGTCGCGGTGACGGCCTCGGCGCTGTAGGGGATCGCGGTGCCGTCCTGGATGATGGCGGCGGCGTTGAGGTCGCCGATGGCGGAGTGGTCGGCGTAGCCGATGGTGCCCGAGCCGGCCTTGACGGCCTCGACGACACCGGAGCCACCCTTCTGCTTCGACACGTTGCCCTCGATCGGCCAGTCCTTGCCCGCGGGAGCGGTCCAGACCGACGACTGGGTCGCGGCGAGGTAGTTGGT includes these proteins:
- the pstB gene encoding phosphate ABC transporter ATP-binding protein PstB gives rise to the protein MSKSIEVQDLNVYYSDFLAVEGVSIDIEPRSVTAFIGPSGCGKSTFLRTLNRMHEVIPGGHVKGRVLIDGDDLYGPGVDPVLVRRHVGMVFQRPNPFPTMSIRENVLAGAKLNDKRMSKSDADALVEKSLQGANLWNEVKDRLDKPGGGLSGGQQQRLCIARAIAVSPDVLLMDEPCSALDPISTFAIEELISELKNEYTIVIVTHNMQQASRVSDKTAFFNIAGTGKPGKLIEYNDTSTIFTAPTVQATEDYVSGRFG
- the pstC gene encoding phosphate ABC transporter permease subunit PstC, which codes for MGKRRVGDTVFLGLSTTAAVSIMVILAGVAIFLIIRGLPAITANWSEGDLAGYQNRNWSSFWEYVGPLLFGSIWAALIAMVIGTPVAIGIALFISHYAPRKVAGALGYVVDLLAAVPSIVFGLWGIIVMRPLLLPVSQFLNDYLGWIPLFQGPVSTTGSTMFTGGVVLAVMILPIVTSITREIFLQTPRLHEEAALALGATRWEMIRLAVFPYARSGMVSATLLGLGRALGETMAIALIISPSLIYSVLLLTDGYNSQTIAANIALNFPIATDLQRSALIGTGLMLFVVSLAVNMLARYIISATGPGAKGRKKGKRS
- a CDS encoding DNA-directed RNA polymerase subunit beta, translated to MSDSPREFHKPIRRPAELFDRLFAADDPAEVSRVAHSTAHALLSRVRADPSVDVVERLVAFTDDHGIDDIAELWSRSPARSLPGALWRLYLLQLMIHDDAPTAALLYERGRVQMATVDPVVVGAPAPAGPEELVQVIDTILRGLFEGDFAVALDRAAAFCRVQASGSTHLADDYENTESDRASALTTRALRLSTYAEDLAAAAALWRRDALT
- a CDS encoding aminotransferase class IV — encoded protein: MAVRFSLVIDPVASDDRRESYADTFTVVDPAGPVLPLGELSAQRGDGIFESIGVVDAHAQEVGPHLQRLAHSAQLCDLPTPNPDQWRAAIDRVAAEAPPGESVIKLILSRGVEDGPTPTAWITLADAPDNTRARSEGVRVATLDRGYARDVPGRAAWLLLGAKTLSYAMNMAAIREAKRRGADDAVFVTSDGYVLEAPTASVVLRLGDRFVTPTPNAGILHGTTQLSLFAHLEARGFTTAYEAVLLSDLASADAAWLLSSVRLAAPISAVDGVAKTVDRVLTDELNAYLLSPRN
- the pstA gene encoding phosphate ABC transporter permease PstA, with the protein product MTATAVPASSPLALTSGQLPRFIEPALLVGVAIVIAGVQFLFGGFNLAIWLVLTAVVYLIAIGVGSSIVENRRKAVDRVVRGLVTAAFLLALAPLVSTLWTVVSKGLAVVNWQFISQVGGTTFDPNTLEVVGTAGAWQAITGTLIITGIAALISVPVGVLAAVYLVEYALPTNPLRRTITFLVDVMTGIPSIVAGLFAFSLFSLIVGPKAFSGFSASIALCVLMIPIVIRSTEEMLRLVPADLREASLALGVPRSATIVKVVLRTAASGIITGVVLAVARVVGETAPIFIAASFTDNFNANPFEGPMQTLPVMAYTAYSFPGQDIDASQANAWGAAFLLVVLVVIFNLIARIVAALFAPKTR